A window of the Harmonia axyridis chromosome 5, icHarAxyr1.1, whole genome shotgun sequence genome harbors these coding sequences:
- the LOC123679784 gene encoding 60S ribosomal protein L30-like: MGATKKQKKAIESINSRLALVMKSGKYCLGYKQTLKTLRQGKAKLIIISNNTPPLRKGEIEYYAMLAKTGVHHYTGNNVELGTACGKYFRVCTLSITDAGDSDIIKSLPTGDGTQ, encoded by the coding sequence ATGGGTGCTACCAAGAAACAGAAAAAGGCTATTGAAAGTATCAACAGTAGACTGGCCCTTGTAATGAAATCCGGCAAATACTGCTTGGGTTATAAGCAGACTTTGAAGACACTGAGACAGGGTAAAGCAAAACTTATCATCATTAGCAATAATACACCACCCCTAAGGAAAGgtgaaattgaatattatgcaatgttAGCGAAGACTGGAGTACATCATTACACTGGAAATAATGTTGAATTAGGAACTGCCTGTGGTAAATATTTCAGAGTGTGCACATTGTCAATAACCGATGCAGGAGATTCTGATATTATAAAATCTTTGCCAACAGGAGATGGAACCCAATaa
- the LOC123680239 gene encoding ankyrin repeat and SOCS box protein 2-like has product MRILKFAIELRFKPKERSFRYLNTALHIAVTHKRMDITRYLLDNGADVEAYNIFWETPLFSAIKSKKIEQAIILLQYGAEIDSRNRDDNTVLHILCSQEEGIDMEMCEFLIDCGLNPNLTGKFVQTSLHMLAKNNKAPHVLDCAKLSIEKGVDVNSKNVFGETALQNLAD; this is encoded by the coding sequence ATGAGAATTTTGAAGTTCGCTATAGAATTGAGGTTCAAGCCGAAGGAAAGATCATTTCGATATTTGAATACAGCGTTACACATTGCAGTGACACACAAGAGGATGGATATAACCAGATATTTACTGGACAACGGTGCTGATGTTGAGGCATATAACATATTTTGGGAAACACCCTTGTTTTCTGCtattaaatccaaaaaaattgagcaGGCGATTATACTCCTTCAGTACGGAGCGGAAATAGATTCAAGGAATAGAGATGATAATACAGTGCTGCACATTTTATGCTCTCAAGAGGAAGGAATAGACATGGAAATGTGCGAGTTTTTGATAGATTGCGGACTTAACCCTAACTTGACAGGAAAATTTGTGCAGACTTCATTGCATATGCTTGCAAAAAACAATAAAGCGCCTCATGTATTGGATTGTGCCAAACTATCAATAGAGAAGGGAGTTGATGTAAATTCCAAGAATGTATTCGGCGAAACTGCTCTTCAGAACTTAGCAGATTAG
- the LOC123679783 gene encoding 60S ribosomal protein L30-like → MGATKKQKKAIESINSRLALVMKSGKYCLGYKQTLKTLRQGKAKLIIISNNTPPLRKGEIEYYAMLAKTGVHHYTGNNVELGTACGKYFRVCTLSITDAGDSDIIKSLPTGDGTQ, encoded by the coding sequence ATGGGTGCTACCAAGAAACAGAAAAAGGCTATTGAAAGTATCAACAGTAGACTGGCCCTTGTAATGAAATCCGGCAAATACTGCTTGGGTTATAAGCAGACTTTGAAGACACTGAGACAGGGAAAAGCAAAACTTATCATCATTAGCAATAATACACCACCCCTAAGGAAAGgtgaaattgaatattatgcaatgttAGCGAAGACTGGAGTACATCATTACACTGGAAATAATGTTGAATTAGGAACTGCCTGTGGTAAATATTTCAGAGTGTGCACATTGTCAATAACCGATGCAGGAGATTCTGATATTATAAAATCTTTGCCAACAGGAGATGGAACCCAATaa
- the LOC123680237 gene encoding ankyrin repeat domain-containing protein 7-like, producing the protein MRILKFAIELRFKPNERSFRYLNTALNIAVTHKPLFSAIKSKKNEQAIILLQYGAEIDSRNGDDNTVLHILCSQEEGIDMEMCEFLIDCGLNPNLTGKFGQTPLLTLVKNNKAPHVLECAKLLIEKGVDVNAKNVFGETALHNLADYCEDYTPVFGLL; encoded by the coding sequence ATGAGAATTTTGAAGTTCGCTATAGAATTGAGGTTCAAGCCGAACGAAAGATCATTTCGATATTTGAATACAGCGTTAAACATTGCAGTAACACACAAACCCTTGTTCTCCGCtattaaatccaaaaaaaatgagCAGGCGATTATACTCCTTCAGTACGGAGCGGAAATagattcaagaaatggagatgaTAATACAGTGCTACACATTTTATGCTCTCAAGAGGAAGGAATAGACATGGAAATGTGCGAGTTTTTGATAGATTGCGGACTTAACCCTAACTTGACGGGAAAATTTGGGCAGACTCCATTGCTTACGCTTGTTAAAAACAATAAAGCGCCTCATGTATTGGAATGTGCCAAACTATTAATAGAGAAGGGAGTTGATGTAAATGCCAAAAATGTATTCGGCGAAACTGCTCTTCACAACTTAGCAGATTATTGTGAAGACTACACCCCAGTTTTCGGATTGCTTTGA
- the LOC123680236 gene encoding ankyrin repeat and SOCS box protein 2-like, translated as MRILKFAIELRFKPKERSFRYSNTALHIAVTHKRLDITRYLLDNGADVEAYNIFWETPLFSAIKSKKIEQAIILLQYGAEIDSRNGDDNTVLHILCSQEEGIDMEMCEFLIDCGLNPNLTGKFVQTPLHMLARNNKAHHVLDCAKLLIEKGVDVNAKNVFGETALQILAD; from the coding sequence ATGAGAATTTTGAAGTTCGCTATAGAATTGAGGTTCAAGCCGAAGGAAAGATCATTTCGATATTCGAATACAGCGTTACACATTGCAGTGACACACAAGAGGTTGGATATAACCAGATATTTACTGGACAACGGTGCTGATGTTGAGGCATATAACATATTTTGGGAAACACCCTTGTTTTCCGCtattaaatccaaaaaaattgagcaGGCGATTATACTCCTTCAGTACGGAGCGGAAATAGATTCAAGGAATGGAGATGATAATACAGTGCTGCACATTTTATGCTCTCAAGAGGAAGGAATAGACATGGAAATGTGCGAGTTTTTGATAGATTGCGGACTTAACCCTAACTTGACGGGAAAATTTGTGCAGACTCCATTGCATATGCTTGCAAGAAACAATAAAGCGCATCATGTATTGGATTGTGCCAAACTATTAATAGAGAAGGGAGTTGATGTAAATGCCAAGAATGTATTCGGCGAAACTGCTCTTCAGATCTTAGCAGATTAG